From Frankiaceae bacterium, the proteins below share one genomic window:
- a CDS encoding Fur family transcriptional regulator, with protein sequence MRPTRQRSAVAAALGTSEGFRSAQDLYEAMRAAGERVGLTTVYRTLQAMAAAGEVDVLRTADGESVYRRCRSDAHHHHLVCRSCGTTVELPGDEVEAWTAQVAEEHGFTDTTHTVEVFGVCARCR encoded by the coding sequence ATGAGGCCGACCCGGCAGCGTTCCGCGGTGGCCGCCGCGCTCGGCACGTCCGAGGGGTTCCGCAGCGCGCAGGACCTGTACGAGGCGATGCGCGCGGCCGGCGAACGCGTCGGCCTCACCACCGTCTACCGCACGCTGCAGGCGATGGCGGCGGCGGGCGAGGTGGACGTGCTGCGTACGGCCGACGGCGAGAGTGTCTACCGGCGCTGCCGCAGCGACGCGCACCACCACCACCTCGTGTGCCGGTCCTGCGGCACGACGGTGGAGCTGCCCGGCGACGAGGTCGAGGCGTGGACGGCCCAGGTCGCGGAGGAGCACGGCTTCACGGACACGACGCACACCGTCGAGGTGTTCGGCGTCTGCGCCCGCTGCCGCTGA